In the genome of Phycisphaerales bacterium, one region contains:
- the dnaX gene encoding DNA polymerase III subunit gamma/tau: MAYTVLARKYRSQTFVEVIGQEAIATTLTNAIATGRIHHGYLFTGTRGVGKTSMARILAKALNCLSYDTPTATPCGNCDACRKIAEGQDVDVLEIDAASNTGVENIRELRSNTAYRPARARFKVYIIDEVHMLSISAFNALLKTLEEPPEHVKFILATTEIQKVPATIQSRCQRFNFRNIGPEPIAARLTEIAAAEGTQVESAVVQRIARLANGSMRDALSILDQLLSVSPSQLDAGVLDELLPPAQNEQVFALFEQVGAGDVAGVLRGLDAILGAGRGIELFCQDAIDVARTLLLLRTCGADTGMVDVPAAARASYVALAQKFELSHYVQMIPMLEELRRHVRFSSAGRALAEVTMLRLARLREWTAIEQLLRQLPAEGDGADQKKKSVADETTESLATCEPAPPVAARPRIRELADVAPSETAPLRPIPAETRVPASTEAALVRAVAPSAAATTRSGAEGAPSERSRGIEVSNEERRRAEEDPIVRQAIELFDGVVVSVERSPPEGPPALTPSQKK; encoded by the coding sequence GTGGCCTATACCGTCCTCGCGCGCAAGTATCGCAGTCAGACCTTTGTCGAGGTCATCGGCCAGGAAGCCATCGCAACCACGCTCACCAATGCGATTGCGACTGGTCGCATCCACCATGGCTATCTCTTCACCGGCACCCGCGGGGTCGGCAAGACGAGCATGGCCCGCATCCTTGCGAAAGCGCTGAATTGCCTCTCCTACGACACACCGACTGCCACCCCCTGCGGAAATTGTGATGCCTGTCGCAAGATTGCCGAGGGGCAGGATGTCGACGTGCTCGAGATCGACGCTGCCAGTAATACCGGCGTGGAGAACATCCGCGAATTGCGCAGCAATACCGCTTATCGTCCGGCACGCGCGCGTTTCAAGGTTTACATCATCGACGAGGTCCACATGCTGTCGATCAGCGCGTTCAACGCGCTGCTCAAGACCCTCGAAGAGCCCCCTGAGCATGTGAAATTCATCCTCGCAACCACTGAGATTCAGAAGGTTCCCGCAACCATCCAGAGCCGCTGCCAGCGTTTCAATTTCCGCAATATCGGCCCCGAGCCGATCGCCGCCCGCCTGACCGAGATCGCCGCGGCCGAGGGTACCCAGGTTGAGTCGGCCGTCGTGCAGCGCATCGCTCGCCTCGCAAACGGCTCGATGCGCGACGCCCTCAGCATCCTTGATCAGTTGCTCTCCGTCTCTCCGTCGCAGCTCGACGCCGGGGTGCTCGATGAACTGCTGCCGCCGGCCCAGAACGAGCAGGTCTTCGCCCTTTTCGAACAAGTCGGTGCGGGTGACGTCGCCGGAGTACTCCGGGGGCTGGATGCGATCCTCGGCGCCGGTCGCGGTATCGAACTGTTCTGCCAGGACGCGATCGATGTTGCGCGGACACTGCTGTTGCTCCGCACTTGCGGCGCCGATACGGGCATGGTCGATGTGCCGGCCGCGGCCCGTGCAAGTTACGTTGCACTGGCGCAGAAATTCGAGCTCTCGCATTACGTACAGATGATCCCGATGCTTGAGGAACTCCGTCGGCACGTACGCTTCAGCAGTGCCGGGCGGGCCCTCGCAGAGGTGACGATGCTGCGCCTTGCCCGGCTGCGCGAATGGACCGCCATCGAGCAGCTCCTGCGACAGTTACCTGCGGAGGGTGACGGCGCGGATCAAAAAAAAAAGAGCGTAGCTGACGAGACCACCGAGTCGTTGGCGACGTGTGAGCCGGCACCGCCTGTTGCAGCGCGACCGCGGATCAGGGAACTCGCTGACGTAGCTCCCTCCGAAACTGCGCCGTTACGACCGATTCCTGCGGAGACCCGCGTTCCGGCATCAACCGAGGCCGCCCTGGTTCGTGCGGTTGCCCCGTCGGCCGCTGCGACAACCCGGAGCGGCGCTGAGGGGGCGCCGTCCGAGCGGTCACGTGGCATTGAGGTGTCCAATGAGGAGCGCCGCCGGGCGGAGGAGGATCCCATCGTCAGGCAGGCCATCGAACTGTTCGACGGGGTCGTAGTGAGTGTGGAGCGCAGCCCGCCGGAGGGCCCGCCTGCCCTCACGCCATCGCAGAAGAAGTAA
- a CDS encoding NAD(P)(+) transhydrogenase (Re/Si-specific) subunit beta, with product MDLFYLLAALLFVFGLKMLSSPRTARRGNLVAALGMLLAVVVTLAFMGQIGYVTIVAGLVVGALIGTVAALRVPTTALPEMVALFNGSGGLASAVVAIAEYWRSPGAQALDASISIGFAVLIGMVTTTGSLVAWGKLSGKWIPLWWHGKEVNKKGVLEWKAYLKLGNPLTFPLQHALNFVLLVAAITLGVVVALNPGAAWAVVLLILLATVLGVLLTIPIGGADMPVVVSLLNSYSGLAACAAGFVLGNVGLIISGSLVGAAGLILTQIMCKAMNRKLLAVLAGGFGQETAGVGGTSVEGKTVRQMDAEEAAMVLEAAQKVFIIPGYGMAVAQAQHAVAELAQQLQKRGCDVRFGVHPVAGRMPGHMNVLLAEANVPYEQLADLDLNSEMEQCDVALIIGANDVVNPDARRPDSQIAGMPIFDVDRARTVMVCKRSLNPGFAGIENPLFFLDNAVMLFGDAKKMVSGIVTELKSS from the coding sequence ATGGACCTCTTCTACCTGCTGGCGGCGCTGCTGTTCGTCTTCGGACTGAAGATGCTGTCGTCGCCCCGGACGGCACGGCGCGGGAACCTCGTCGCGGCACTAGGTATGTTGCTCGCGGTGGTGGTCACCCTGGCGTTCATGGGCCAAATCGGTTACGTGACGATCGTTGCGGGACTTGTCGTCGGGGCACTCATCGGCACCGTTGCGGCGCTGCGCGTGCCGACTACCGCGCTGCCGGAAATGGTTGCGCTGTTCAATGGTTCGGGCGGATTGGCGTCGGCCGTCGTCGCGATTGCCGAGTACTGGCGCTCCCCGGGTGCACAGGCATTGGATGCGTCGATCAGCATCGGTTTCGCGGTCTTGATCGGCATGGTGACGACGACCGGCAGTCTCGTCGCCTGGGGCAAGCTCTCCGGGAAATGGATTCCCCTCTGGTGGCATGGCAAGGAGGTCAACAAGAAGGGCGTACTGGAGTGGAAGGCCTACCTGAAACTCGGCAACCCGCTGACCTTCCCCCTGCAGCACGCGCTCAACTTCGTCCTGTTGGTGGCCGCAATCACGCTGGGCGTCGTCGTCGCCCTGAACCCCGGCGCGGCGTGGGCGGTGGTGCTGTTGATTCTGCTGGCGACCGTGCTCGGTGTACTGCTCACGATCCCGATCGGCGGGGCCGACATGCCCGTGGTCGTCTCGCTCCTCAACTCCTACTCCGGCCTGGCGGCCTGCGCGGCCGGCTTCGTGCTGGGTAACGTGGGTCTGATCATCAGCGGTTCGCTGGTGGGCGCTGCGGGCTTGATCCTGACGCAGATCATGTGCAAGGCGATGAACCGCAAACTGCTGGCGGTGCTCGCGGGCGGCTTTGGGCAGGAAACGGCGGGCGTCGGTGGAACCTCAGTGGAGGGCAAGACCGTCCGCCAGATGGATGCGGAAGAGGCGGCCATGGTCTTGGAAGCCGCTCAGAAGGTCTTCATTATCCCGGGCTACGGGATGGCCGTGGCCCAGGCCCAGCATGCCGTGGCAGAGCTGGCTCAGCAGCTTCAGAAGCGCGGTTGTGACGTGCGTTTCGGCGTGCATCCGGTCGCGGGACGCATGCCGGGCCACATGAACGTGCTGCTGGCGGAGGCGAACGTGCCCTACGAGCAGCTCGCCGACCTCGATCTGAACAGTGAGATGGAACAGTGCGACGTGGCGCTCATCATCGGGGCGAACGACGTCGTGAATCCCGATGCGCGGCGCCCGGACAGCCAGATCGCCGGCATGCCGATCTTCGATGTCGACCGGGCCCGCACCGTGATGGTCTGCAAGCGCAGTCTGAATCCCGGTTTTGCCGGGATCGAGAATCCGCTCTTCTTCCTCGACAACGCGGTCATGCTGTTCGGGGACGCGAAGAAAATGGTCAGCGGCATCGTTACGGAATTGAAGAGCTCGTAA
- a CDS encoding Re/Si-specific NAD(P)(+) transhydrogenase subunit alpha → MKIAVPKETRAGERRVALVPESVKKLKAKGIEVVIEAGAGANAYFSDESYLAQGATVASTAAEAFTAADLIVGVQPPTPAQVEQFPQGVKLLTTLQPTVNSEAVRALVARHVSAFATDMIPRTTRAQSMDTLSSMANIAGYKAVLIAANEFPRYFPMFMTAAGTIFAAKVFVIGAGVAGLQAIATARRLGATVTATDTRRAVAEQIQSLGAKFAGVESDEDAQTSSGYAKELSADFYRRQAELIGAQCAAHDIVITTALIGGVKAPKLITAAMVDKMQPGSVIVDLAATAGGNCELTQPGTTIEVHGVKICAPLNLPSDMPVHGSTLYSRNLTTFLLEFWKDGTFRMDLEDEIIAGALVTHAGEVRHEHVRKALEGGVA, encoded by the coding sequence ATGAAGATCGCGGTGCCGAAAGAGACCCGCGCCGGTGAACGGCGGGTCGCGCTCGTACCGGAATCCGTCAAGAAGCTAAAAGCGAAAGGCATCGAAGTCGTGATCGAGGCCGGGGCGGGGGCGAACGCGTACTTTTCTGACGAAAGTTATCTGGCCCAGGGGGCAACCGTGGCGTCGACCGCTGCGGAGGCGTTTACCGCCGCGGATCTGATCGTGGGGGTGCAACCGCCGACACCTGCGCAGGTCGAACAGTTTCCCCAGGGCGTCAAGCTGCTGACGACTCTGCAACCGACAGTGAACTCCGAGGCGGTACGCGCGCTGGTGGCGCGCCACGTCTCCGCCTTCGCGACTGACATGATTCCGCGAACCACCCGCGCGCAGTCGATGGACACGTTGTCGTCCATGGCGAACATTGCCGGCTACAAGGCCGTGTTGATCGCGGCAAACGAGTTTCCCCGCTACTTCCCGATGTTCATGACCGCGGCGGGGACGATTTTCGCCGCGAAGGTCTTCGTGATCGGCGCGGGCGTCGCGGGACTGCAGGCCATCGCTACGGCCCGACGGCTGGGGGCCACCGTCACCGCCACGGACACGCGCCGTGCGGTCGCAGAACAGATTCAGAGTCTTGGCGCCAAATTCGCGGGCGTGGAGAGCGACGAGGATGCCCAGACCTCCAGCGGCTACGCAAAAGAGCTTTCCGCCGACTTCTACCGCCGGCAGGCGGAATTGATCGGAGCCCAGTGCGCGGCGCACGATATCGTCATCACGACCGCGCTGATCGGGGGGGTGAAAGCACCGAAGTTGATCACGGCCGCCATGGTTGACAAAATGCAGCCGGGCTCGGTGATTGTGGACCTGGCGGCCACCGCGGGAGGCAACTGCGAGTTGACGCAACCAGGCACGACCATCGAAGTGCACGGGGTCAAGATCTGTGCCCCGCTGAACCTCCCGTCGGACATGCCGGTCCATGGCAGCACGCTGTACTCGCGGAATCTGACAACTTTCCTGCTCGAGTTCTGGAAGGATGGCACGTTCCGGATGGACCTGGAAGACGAAATCATTGCCGGCGCGCTCGTCACGCACGCCGGTGAAGTGCGCCACGAGCATGTCCGGAAAGCGCTGGAAGGCGGTGTGGCATGA
- a CDS encoding agmatine deiminase family protein yields MAPPTETSADGLSAEIELQPPLPATREGGTPYDPNQPLTPYVIRAQRDQPGGLIESAPEYAPVRGVLYSYVPGQWTSVVVNLVATLTAPANRDEIAYVVVSSTAVQSAASSAFAAAGANLSKVQFILAPLDALWIRDYGPHFIWRDGALGISDSHYYPNRSRDNFIPTLVGDDYFLMPTDDLPLYFSGGNFMPGPNRTGFVTALINLDNPASEGFNADLIAELYQAYLGIDELHVMPQLPFSVDGTGHIDMWFYIVDPQNVIIAQFKPGSNATAVTITENAVPYMQNLGYTVHRVPAWHNTRAHYSYTNAFRVNDRIFIPTYGAGSSAYLADDAAALAVWQQAAGPGVEIVPINCWDIIPASGAIHCIVKQVPRYTGATPAVQVIYPRGGELLVAGETITIEWVATDTNNAPLAEIDLEYSADGGRSYEWIASPADTGKFIWTVPDEPSADARIRVTAQSAGGAVGMATSAMPFEIVNAPQTRYDFAVTPTAIAAFGYQTSNWIPIQIQRRPVNTSVGLAIANGIAQSGDNVWYTSLSPSTGWESTHVFDFQINENPAELLKIDVTWRGYADACTQVELYVWDNVANTWGDGQGLLGQNRFFDNWAGNRDGLLTGTIRTDFERYVDANGVMTLLVYAERGTFSGTVVRTRHDYLSAVVTTQPPLPTYCPGDMNCDTLVTFADISLFIAAIKTADPADWPFDPVGGVCAYENGDFTGDGLVTFADLSGFIAAIKTNPEPCETMIP; encoded by the coding sequence GTGGCACCTCCGACAGAAACTTCCGCGGACGGTCTGAGTGCCGAAATCGAGTTACAGCCACCGCTGCCCGCTACCCGTGAGGGTGGCACGCCGTACGACCCCAACCAACCGTTGACGCCGTACGTAATCCGGGCGCAACGCGATCAACCCGGGGGTTTGATCGAGTCGGCACCGGAATATGCACCTGTCCGCGGTGTGCTCTATTCGTACGTGCCGGGGCAGTGGACCAGCGTGGTCGTGAACCTCGTCGCCACCTTGACAGCGCCCGCCAACCGAGACGAAATCGCCTATGTGGTCGTATCCAGCACGGCCGTGCAGAGTGCAGCGTCCTCGGCGTTCGCCGCAGCCGGCGCGAATCTCTCCAAGGTGCAGTTCATCCTCGCGCCGCTCGATGCGCTGTGGATCCGCGACTATGGCCCGCATTTCATCTGGCGGGACGGTGCGCTGGGCATCTCGGACAGCCATTACTACCCGAATCGCTCGCGCGACAATTTCATCCCCACGCTGGTGGGCGACGATTATTTCCTCATGCCGACCGACGATCTGCCCCTGTACTTTTCGGGCGGAAACTTTATGCCGGGTCCGAATCGCACTGGCTTTGTCACGGCCCTGATCAACCTCGACAACCCGGCGAGCGAGGGCTTCAATGCGGACTTGATCGCCGAGCTGTACCAGGCCTACCTCGGCATCGATGAGTTGCACGTCATGCCGCAGTTGCCATTCAGCGTCGACGGCACCGGCCACATCGACATGTGGTTCTACATTGTCGATCCACAGAACGTGATCATCGCCCAGTTCAAGCCGGGCTCGAACGCGACGGCCGTCACGATTACGGAGAACGCCGTCCCCTACATGCAAAACCTTGGGTATACGGTGCACCGGGTGCCGGCCTGGCACAATACCCGGGCGCACTACAGCTACACGAACGCCTTTCGCGTGAATGATCGTATCTTCATCCCGACGTACGGCGCCGGCAGTTCGGCTTACCTCGCCGATGATGCCGCTGCGCTGGCCGTGTGGCAGCAAGCTGCCGGCCCGGGCGTGGAGATTGTGCCGATCAACTGCTGGGACATCATCCCCGCCTCCGGCGCCATCCACTGCATCGTCAAACAGGTGCCGCGCTACACGGGCGCGACGCCGGCCGTGCAGGTGATCTATCCGCGTGGCGGCGAACTGCTTGTCGCCGGTGAGACGATCACGATCGAATGGGTTGCCACCGATACGAACAACGCCCCGCTCGCGGAGATCGACCTGGAGTACTCCGCGGACGGTGGGCGGTCGTACGAGTGGATTGCCTCACCAGCCGATACAGGCAAGTTCATCTGGACCGTGCCTGATGAACCCAGTGCCGATGCGCGCATCCGTGTCACCGCTCAGAGTGCCGGCGGCGCGGTGGGGATGGCGACCAGTGCTATGCCCTTCGAGATCGTCAATGCACCGCAGACCCGCTATGACTTTGCGGTGACGCCCACCGCGATCGCCGCCTTCGGCTACCAGACCTCGAACTGGATCCCGATCCAGATCCAGCGCCGGCCGGTGAACACCTCGGTTGGGCTGGCGATCGCCAATGGGATCGCGCAATCGGGTGACAACGTCTGGTACACGAGTCTGTCACCGTCGACCGGCTGGGAGTCGACGCACGTATTCGACTTTCAGATCAACGAGAATCCGGCCGAGTTGCTCAAGATCGACGTGACCTGGCGGGGTTATGCCGACGCTTGCACTCAGGTTGAACTCTATGTCTGGGACAACGTGGCCAACACTTGGGGCGACGGGCAGGGCCTGCTCGGACAGAATCGCTTCTTCGACAACTGGGCCGGCAACCGCGACGGTCTCCTGACAGGCACGATTCGCACGGACTTCGAGCGCTACGTGGATGCTAATGGCGTTATGACCTTGCTGGTTTACGCCGAGCGCGGCACTTTCTCGGGAACCGTGGTGCGCACGCGGCATGACTACCTCAGCGCGGTCGTCACCACCCAGCCACCGCTGCCGACGTACTGCCCCGGCGACATGAACTGTGATACGCTTGTCACGTTCGCCGACATTTCACTTTTCATTGCGGCCATCAAGACGGCCGACCCAGCCGACTGGCCGTTCGATCCCGTGGGCGGGGTGTGCGCCTATGAGAATGGCGATTTCACCGGGGACGGCCTCGTCACGTTCGCCGACCTCTCCGGTTTTATCGCCGCGATCAAGACGAATCCGGAACCGTGTGAGACGATGATTCCCTAG
- a CDS encoding prolyl oligopeptidase family serine peptidase, with protein MLVMLAGLLMIASQPTAAPPVPIATGFLFKTLELDGERYAYTVFVPPDYTPERVWPCIHFLHGSGERGSDGFKQTEVGIGRALRLDHRRIPALVVMPQCRSGQSWTGAMARLAVRCVEQTSQDYRLDRERLYLTGLSLGGHGTWLLAASHPRVFAAIVPVCGFAELGDSTGLDRRLAEQLVEIPTWVFHGRADRNVPVQKSRDMVALLRAGGGEVQYTVYEDGAHAIWDRVYSDAALWTWLFEQRRPVPAVEPAKG; from the coding sequence ATGCTCGTCATGCTCGCCGGCCTGCTCATGATCGCCAGTCAGCCCACTGCCGCCCCGCCCGTGCCCATCGCGACCGGCTTCCTCTTTAAGACCCTCGAGCTCGATGGTGAACGCTACGCCTACACCGTCTTCGTCCCACCCGACTACACGCCCGAAAGGGTGTGGCCCTGCATCCACTTCCTGCATGGCTCCGGCGAGCGCGGCTCCGACGGCTTCAAGCAGACCGAGGTAGGTATCGGCCGCGCGCTGCGCCTCGACCACCGCCGTATTCCCGCCCTCGTCGTGATGCCGCAGTGCCGCAGCGGCCAGAGCTGGACTGGCGCAATGGCGCGACTCGCCGTCCGTTGCGTAGAACAGACCTCACAGGATTACCGTCTGGACCGCGAACGGCTCTACCTCACCGGGCTGTCGCTGGGCGGCCACGGTACCTGGCTGCTCGCCGCCAGCCACCCGCGCGTTTTCGCCGCGATTGTGCCCGTCTGCGGCTTCGCCGAATTGGGCGACAGCACCGGCCTCGACCGCCGCCTCGCAGAGCAACTGGTGGAGATACCGACCTGGGTCTTTCACGGCCGGGCCGATCGCAACGTACCCGTACAGAAGTCGCGTGACATGGTCGCACTTTTGCGGGCCGGGGGTGGGGAAGTGCAATACACCGTGTACGAGGATGGGGCCCACGCGATCTGGGACCGGGTTTACAGTGACGCGGCACTCTGGACATGGCTCTTCGAGCAGCGTCGACCGGTACCGGCTGTTGAACCCGCCAAAGGGTGA
- a CDS encoding 9-O-acetylesterase — MPTRLSNRHTTSRLLTCALMFTLATTAGAAVRLPHIFGAGMVVQRDQPIPVWGWADSGETVTIEFADSTVFTTANDTGQWSVTLPPRAAGGPHTLTIRATNTLKLDDVLVGEVWLCSGQSNMEWGLRSSSDPDTTIAAADYPRIRFFRVPHRATPEPQDDVEGEWQICTPENVGTGGGWNVGFSAVAYHYGRILHTELDVPVGLILSAWGGTRIEPWTPSAGLALLPTLGDILTATEQAQSSHLAATRDALAAFEAWLPNARAAVERGAPPAPPPAWPVHPLEQPSGPTALYNGMIHPLVPFALRGVIWYQGESNHPDGMLYRDKMEALIRGWRLVWNQGDFPFYYVQLAPYGLIYTGEQLPRIWEAQMAALALPQTGMAVTVDIGDVHDIHPKNKHDVGHRLALWALANTYGRAELVYSGPLYAGMTAEDGRVRIRFRHTGGGLATRDGAAPSHFEIAGVDRRFVPAQAVLDSDTVVVHSEAVPEPVAVRYAWSQRAEPNLMNREGLPASPFRTDNWPVER, encoded by the coding sequence ATGCCTACCCGCCTGTCGAACCGGCATACGACCAGCCGCTTACTGACGTGCGCCCTTATGTTCACCCTCGCGACGACGGCCGGGGCCGCGGTGCGTCTGCCGCACATCTTCGGCGCGGGCATGGTCGTTCAGCGCGATCAACCGATCCCGGTCTGGGGCTGGGCCGATTCCGGTGAAACCGTCACCATCGAGTTTGCGGACTCGACGGTCTTCACAACCGCAAACGATACCGGGCAGTGGTCGGTAACGTTGCCGCCGCGCGCTGCCGGCGGACCACACACGCTCACTATCCGCGCCACCAATACGCTGAAGCTCGACGACGTCCTCGTCGGCGAAGTCTGGCTCTGTTCGGGCCAGTCCAATATGGAGTGGGGGCTGCGCTCCAGCTCCGACCCCGACACGACGATCGCCGCCGCCGACTACCCCCGCATCCGCTTCTTCCGCGTTCCCCACCGTGCGACACCTGAGCCACAGGATGATGTTGAGGGCGAGTGGCAAATCTGCACACCTGAGAATGTCGGCACTGGCGGCGGATGGAACGTGGGGTTCTCCGCGGTTGCATATCATTACGGCCGCATTCTGCATACTGAACTTGATGTTCCCGTCGGACTCATCCTGTCCGCGTGGGGTGGCACGAGGATTGAGCCGTGGACACCCTCCGCCGGCCTGGCCCTGTTGCCTACCCTGGGTGACATCCTAACTGCGACAGAGCAAGCCCAATCCAGCCACCTGGCCGCAACGCGGGACGCGCTCGCGGCCTTCGAAGCGTGGCTCCCGAACGCCCGGGCGGCCGTGGAGCGCGGCGCACCACCAGCGCCACCGCCCGCGTGGCCGGTACACCCGCTGGAGCAACCGAGCGGACCGACGGCACTGTATAACGGCATGATCCATCCACTCGTGCCGTTTGCGCTGCGCGGCGTGATCTGGTACCAGGGTGAATCGAACCATCCTGACGGCATGCTGTACCGTGACAAGATGGAGGCGCTCATCCGCGGCTGGCGGCTGGTCTGGAACCAGGGCGACTTCCCATTCTACTATGTGCAACTCGCACCTTACGGGTTGATCTACACCGGTGAACAACTGCCGCGCATCTGGGAAGCACAGATGGCCGCACTCGCCCTACCCCAAACCGGGATGGCGGTCACGGTCGACATCGGTGACGTCCACGACATCCACCCCAAGAACAAGCACGATGTCGGCCACCGCCTGGCGCTGTGGGCCCTGGCAAATACCTACGGCCGTGCGGAACTGGTGTACTCCGGCCCGTTGTACGCGGGGATGACGGCGGAAGATGGCCGGGTGCGAATTCGGTTCCGACACACGGGCGGCGGGCTGGCGACACGTGATGGCGCAGCGCCATCGCACTTTGAAATCGCCGGTGTGGATCGCCGTTTCGTACCCGCACAGGCCGTGCTCGACAGCGACACGGTGGTCGTGCATAGCGAGGCGGTACCAGAACCGGTCGCCGTACGGTACGCGTGGAGCCAGCGCGCGGAGCCGAACCTGATGAACCGGGAGGGCCTCCCGGCGTCGCCATTCCGGACAGACAACTGGCCGGTGGAACGGTAG
- a CDS encoding NAD(P) transhydrogenase subunit alpha: MEWLDVLAAGGGGSTVDLKTLTLSVVAFGLAIFLGFEVITKVPATLHTPLMSGANAISGITIVGALLIAGGTDGWFSVIFGFLAMVFATINVFGGFVVTDRLLAMFKRR; the protein is encoded by the coding sequence ATGGAATGGCTCGACGTTTTGGCCGCCGGTGGCGGCGGTTCCACGGTGGACCTGAAGACGCTTACTCTGAGCGTGGTGGCCTTTGGGCTGGCGATCTTTCTCGGATTCGAGGTCATCACCAAAGTGCCGGCGACGCTGCACACCCCGTTGATGTCCGGCGCCAACGCGATCTCGGGTATTACGATCGTCGGTGCCCTGCTCATCGCGGGCGGCACCGACGGCTGGTTTAGCGTGATCTTCGGGTTCCTCGCGATGGTGTTCGCCACGATTAACGTCTTTGGCGGGTTTGTCGTCACCGACCGCCTGCTGGCCATGTTCAAGCGGAGGTAG
- a CDS encoding GNAT family N-acetyltransferase, translated as MHCRTLMHTDTTQAEEVRRLFFEAYTVEAALIGVADFPPLRRSASDIARAPSIFFGCERDQELAAVAEVETTNGPTANIAAFAVRPAWFRHGMGTFLLAHLLALLDKTTVTVSTACGNIPALALYEKFGFRSSRHWRTACGIDMVTLAREP; from the coding sequence ATGCACTGCCGCACACTCATGCACACGGACACCACCCAGGCCGAGGAGGTTCGCCGGCTATTCTTTGAAGCGTATACGGTTGAGGCCGCGCTGATCGGCGTGGCGGACTTCCCACCCTTGCGGCGCAGTGCGTCCGACATTGCCAGGGCCCCGTCGATCTTTTTCGGCTGTGAACGGGACCAAGAACTCGCGGCGGTGGCGGAAGTCGAAACCACAAATGGCCCCACCGCGAACATTGCCGCCTTTGCCGTACGACCCGCGTGGTTTCGCCACGGCATGGGTACGTTCCTGTTGGCACACCTGCTTGCGCTTCTGGACAAAACAACCGTGACGGTCTCCACGGCGTGTGGCAACATTCCGGCGCTAGCGCTCTACGAGAAATTCGGTTTCCGCTCGTCGCGGCACTGGCGCACGGCTTGTGGAATCGACATGGTTACCCTCGCGCGCGAACCGTAG
- a CDS encoding YbaB/EbfC family nucleoid-associated protein, protein MFGNLGSLMNLMKNAGAIKESMRAMNERLGAARIVGEAGGGQVRATVDGRGEVVSLRIEPALVQSGDVELLEELTAAAVRDAVARSREAVQKEMQQLTGGMDLSGIEKMFGGGLPGL, encoded by the coding sequence ATGTTCGGCAATCTCGGTTCACTGATGAACCTGATGAAAAACGCGGGTGCGATCAAGGAATCCATGCGCGCGATGAACGAGCGGCTTGGGGCGGCCCGCATCGTCGGAGAGGCCGGCGGCGGGCAGGTGCGTGCCACGGTCGACGGCCGGGGCGAAGTGGTTTCCCTGCGGATCGAGCCGGCACTTGTCCAAAGCGGCGACGTTGAACTGCTCGAGGAACTGACGGCTGCGGCCGTCCGTGATGCTGTGGCTCGCAGCCGCGAGGCAGTGCAGAAGGAAATGCAGCAACTCACCGGCGGAATGGACCTGTCAGGTATCGAAAAGATGTTTGGGGGCGGTTTGCCCGGTTTGTAA